The nucleotide sequence AAGGTACAGGGTTGGATTTAGACACCCTAACTGAAAATCAATTTGTTATGTCTAAAGGAATAACTTCCTCAGTTCGTCCTTTGCCCGAAGCCGGTTTGGCGTGGGGTTATGTATTAAGTGTTTCGTCAGGCGGTAGTACGAGCGCAGATCGCGTACTTCAAATAATTGGTCATGACACAAGTAAAGATTTGTATTTTAGAAAAGGTCAATACACCACATCAAGTGTTTTGCCGTGGTACAAATTCTTGCACTCAGGGAATACCACCTCGGATAGTAATGGTTTTGTGAAAAATGCCTCACCTATCGTTCAACTTTTCGCTGATAAAATTAAACTCAACGATGAAGCGCAACAGCAGAATATTGAGTTTGAAAAGTTAGGTGTGGGTGATTATTTAATCAAAGGCTCATCAGGTTTCGCGCAAGAGGGTTGGTATATTGAAACTCCAAAAGACGCAAACGGTAATGTGTTAGTCGCAGTGGTCTATGAGCAACTTGAAAATGGCGACATTACTGTTAAGACGTATGACTACATGCTCAATAAGAAAGGGCGAATTGTAGCTGACACTGAAACGCCTGTAGACATCCCTGAAACACGTTGGATTGACTTGCGACTGCAAGAGTTGCCACCAGTTGAGTATGAGATGTCGACGTCAAAAACACCCGCAGATTTTCAGCCGACTGGCATTGCTCAAGCAGTTTCGGAGATGATGAATGGCACTGAACAGTGATTTTCAAAAACTCTATGTAGATGGCCTAATTACCCTGTTTGAACTCGATGCTCGTACTTTAGGTGCGGGCATTTTACGTTTTCACGGCCATATTTCTTATGAGGACTGGGAG is from Acinetobacter lwoffii and encodes:
- a CDS encoding phage tail fiber protein, with amino-acid sequence MAKQTINQGTAPTGAGGDTFRSGSEKLQANDDELYAQLGATTQGVLPAALPVNKGGTGATTAAAARSNLGLGAIATSNMNVSKGEGTGLDLDTLTENQFVMSKGITSSVRPLPEAGLAWGYVLSVSSGGSTSADRVLQIIGHDTSKDLYFRKGQYTTSSVLPWYKFLHSGNTTSDSNGFVKNASPIVQLFADKIKLNDEAQQQNIEFEKLGVGDYLIKGSSGFAQEGWYIETPKDANGNVLVAVVYEQLENGDITVKTYDYMLNKKGRIVADTETPVDIPETRWIDLRLQELPPVEYEMSTSKTPADFQPTGIAQAVSEMMNGTEQ